A section of the Asticcacaulis sp. EMRT-3 genome encodes:
- a CDS encoding chemotaxis protein CheA, with translation MDDLIAEFLTETGESLEVVDSELVKFEANPTERKTLDNIFRLVHTIKGTCGFLGLPRLEAVAHAGETLLGRFRDGKLEVTPVAVTLVLHSIDRIKVILAGLEATGNEPEGDDRDLIAQLEAMAEGGEVDLTAVQAVQVPDRPIGSDIDPAELNVPALGAIPPESTTPATGLNVGDIDPATGRALRPGEVSEADLEAAFAAADAPDWMNDEPEPVSEVAPEPAVAAKPAESAAAKAPEAMSGLGGPGLGGEETQGITTTQSIRVSVDVLEGLMTLVSEMVLTRNQLLQISRNREDSAFATPLQRLSTLTGELQDSVMKTRMQPIGAAWKKLPRLVRDLSYELGKKIDLVMEGEGTELDRQVLELIRDPLTHMVRNSADHGLESTEERVQLGKPANGTVKLSAFHEGGYIVIRISDNGRGLNTGRIREKIIEKGLASRTEVEGLNDQQIHRYIFAPGFSTAAKVTNLSGRGVGMDVVRTNIEQIGGQIDLTSVSGGGTTFTIKIPLTLAIVSALIVGAGGQKFAVPQTSVLELVRTGQNAEHRIEKINDALVLRLRNKLLPLVQLGPTLQLEAARDEDATFVMVIQVGERRYGLVVNDVLDTEEIVVKPLASILRDVDVFSGATILGDGSVVLILDPNALSERAGNMLEEKASEDAEDAVDTGDTATVAMLLFKAGGGAPKAVELAHITRLEHIEVEKIERMDGRAALQYRGKLMPVLGLNGMHDLMSEGIQPLLVFTGEGYAMALAVDEIVDVVEDRLSIELSPDRSGVRGTAVVAGRACEILDVDYYNVQGLAEHQRKPGAASSERAVA, from the coding sequence GTGGACGATTTAATTGCCGAATTTCTTACCGAGACCGGCGAAAGCCTTGAGGTCGTCGATTCCGAACTGGTCAAGTTCGAAGCCAATCCTACCGAACGCAAGACGCTCGACAATATTTTCAGGCTTGTCCATACTATCAAGGGCACCTGCGGCTTTCTCGGCCTGCCGCGACTCGAAGCCGTGGCCCATGCCGGTGAAACCCTGCTGGGCCGCTTCCGTGACGGCAAGCTTGAGGTCACGCCGGTCGCCGTTACTCTGGTTTTGCACTCCATCGACCGCATCAAGGTTATTCTGGCGGGCCTGGAAGCCACCGGCAATGAGCCCGAAGGCGATGATCGCGACCTGATCGCCCAGCTTGAAGCGATGGCCGAAGGCGGCGAAGTCGATCTGACCGCCGTTCAGGCCGTTCAGGTGCCTGACCGTCCGATCGGCTCCGACATCGATCCTGCCGAACTGAATGTGCCGGCGCTGGGTGCTATCCCGCCGGAATCGACAACCCCTGCCACCGGGCTGAATGTCGGCGACATCGATCCGGCCACGGGCCGCGCCTTGCGCCCCGGTGAAGTCTCCGAGGCCGATCTCGAAGCCGCCTTCGCCGCCGCCGATGCACCCGACTGGATGAATGACGAACCCGAACCGGTGTCGGAAGTCGCGCCGGAACCGGCTGTCGCCGCCAAACCCGCCGAATCTGCCGCCGCAAAAGCACCCGAAGCCATGTCGGGTTTAGGCGGGCCCGGTTTAGGCGGTGAAGAAACGCAAGGCATCACCACCACCCAGTCGATCCGCGTGTCGGTCGATGTGCTCGAAGGGCTGATGACCCTCGTGTCGGAAATGGTGCTGACGCGCAACCAGCTCCTGCAAATCAGCCGCAACCGCGAAGATTCCGCCTTCGCCACGCCCTTGCAGCGCCTGTCCACCCTGACCGGCGAATTGCAGGACAGCGTGATGAAAACGCGGATGCAGCCGATTGGCGCGGCGTGGAAAAAGCTGCCGCGTCTGGTGCGCGACCTGTCCTACGAACTGGGCAAGAAGATCGATCTGGTCATGGAAGGCGAGGGCACCGAGCTTGATCGTCAAGTGCTGGAGCTGATCCGCGACCCCCTTACCCATATGGTGCGCAATTCCGCCGATCACGGCCTGGAATCGACCGAGGAGCGTGTCCAGCTCGGCAAACCCGCCAATGGCACGGTCAAGCTGTCGGCCTTCCATGAGGGCGGCTATATCGTCATCCGCATCTCCGATAACGGACGCGGCCTCAATACAGGCCGCATCCGTGAGAAGATCATCGAAAAAGGTCTTGCCTCGCGCACCGAGGTCGAGGGCCTCAACGACCAGCAGATTCACCGCTATATCTTCGCCCCCGGCTTCTCGACCGCCGCCAAGGTCACCAATCTGTCGGGCCGCGGCGTCGGCATGGACGTGGTGCGCACCAATATCGAACAGATCGGCGGCCAGATCGACCTGACCTCGGTGAGCGGCGGCGGCACCACCTTCACCATCAAGATTCCGCTGACCCTGGCCATCGTCTCGGCCCTGATCGTCGGGGCGGGCGGACAAAAATTCGCCGTGCCGCAAACCTCGGTGCTCGAACTGGTGCGCACCGGCCAGAATGCCGAACACCGGATCGAAAAAATCAATGACGCGCTTGTCCTGCGCCTGCGCAACAAGCTGTTGCCGCTGGTGCAGCTTGGCCCCACGCTCCAGCTTGAAGCCGCCAGGGACGAAGACGCCACCTTCGTCATGGTCATTCAGGTCGGCGAACGCCGCTATGGGCTGGTGGTCAATGATGTGCTCGACACCGAGGAAATCGTCGTCAAGCCGCTGGCCTCGATCCTGCGCGATGTCGATGTCTTTTCCGGTGCCACCATTCTGGGCGATGGCTCGGTGGTGCTGATCCTCGATCCCAATGCCCTGTCCGAACGCGCCGGCAATATGCTCGAAGAAAAGGCGTCGGAAGATGCCGAAGACGCGGTCGATACCGGCGACACGGCCACGGTGGCCATGCTGCTCTTCAAGGCGGGCGGCGGCGCACCCAAGGCCGTCGAACTGGCCCACATCACCCGCCTCGAACATATCGAGGTCGAAAAGATCGAACGCATGGATGGCCGCGCCGCCCTGCAATATCGCGGCAAGCTGATGCCGGTGCTCGGCCTCAATGGTATGCACGACCTGATGAGCGAGGGCATTCAGCCCCTGCTCGTCTTTACCGGCGAAGGCTATGCGATGGCGCTGGCGGTCGATGAGATCGTCGATGTTGTCGAGGATCGCCTGTCGATCGAGTTGTCGCCCGACCGTTCGGGCGTGCGCGGCACCGCCGTGGTGGCCGGTCGCGCCTGTGAAATCCTCGATGTCGATTATTATAATGTGCAAGGCCTGGCCGAACATCAGCGCAAGCCGGGTGCAGC